The genomic region AGCCAATCCGCCGCGACCTGTCGGAAATGGATGTGGTGCTTCTGCGTCAGGACCCGCCTTTCGACATGAACTATATCACCACCACTCATCTTCTGGAGCGGATTCACCCGAAGACACTGGTGGTCAACGACCCGGCATGGGTGCGCAACAGTCCCGAAAAAATCTTCGTGACGGAGTTTCCCGACCTCATGCCGGAAACGCTGATCACCAAGGACCCGCAGGAAGTCATGGATTTCCGTCGCGAGTTCGGCGACATCATCTTGAAGCCGCTTTACGGTAATGGCGGTGCTGGCGTGTTCCATCTGGCCGATGGCGATCGCAACCTGACCTCGCTTCTGGAAATGTTCGGTCAGCTGTTCAAGGAGCCCTTCATTGCGCAGCGCTATCTGAAGGACGTGCGTGCTGGCGACAAGCGCATTATCCTGATCGATGGTGAACCGGTCGGCGCAATCAATCGCGTGCCGTCGGAAACCGATGCCCGTTCCAACATGCATGTCGGCGGGCGTGCCGAACAGAGCAAGTTGACGCCGCGTGAACGCGAGATCTGCGAGCGCATTGGCCCATCGCTGAAAGAGCGCGGCTTCATTCTGGTCGGCATCGATGTGATCGGCGACTACATGACCGAGATCAACGTCACCTCGCCAACCGGCATCCGCGAAATCCAGCGTTTCGACGGAACCAACATTGCGGCCTTGTTCTGGGATGCGGTGGAAGCCAAGCGGTAGGAACTGCCCTCTTTTCGTTCTCTTATTGTTCTTGAATTCGCCGCTCGCTCGTGCTTAACTCTCTGAGTTGTATTTGAACTTTAACTCACTTGAGAGATGTGGTGCGTGGCGAGCGGGGGCACATGGTCGCGCGGGTTGGGACGGTTGCTTTTCAGGGCATAGAGGCTGTGCCTGTCGACGTGCAGGTGATGGTGGCGCCGGGCAAGATGGGCATGTCCATCGTCGGCCTGCCGGACAAGGCTGTGGCGGAAAGCCGGGAGCGCGTGCAGGCGGCCCTGCACGCTTCCGGCCTGTCCATGCCAACCAAGCGGGTGACGGTTAATCTGGCGCCTGCCGACCTGCCGAAAGAAGGGTCGCATTATGATTTGCCCATTGCCGTTGGGCTTATGGCGGCAATTGGCGCCATTCCAGCGGATGCGATTCAGTCCTATCTCGTTCTGGGTGAATTGTCGCTCGACGGTTCGATAACATCGGTGGCGGGTGTCTTGCCGGCTGCAATCGGCGCTAACCGGGAGGAGAAAGGGCTTATCTGCCCGCATTCCTGCGGTCCGGAGGCAGCATGGGCGGGTGCCGACATCGACATATTGGCACCGCGCAGCCTCATCGCCCTTGCCAACCACTTTCGCGGCACGCAGGTTTTGACTCGGCCGGAACCATCCATGCGGATTTCCGGTGAAACGGAACTCGATCTTGCCGACATAAAGGGGCAGGAGACCGCCAAGCGGGCGCTTGAAATCGCCGCCGCTGGCAACCATAATTTGCTACTTGTGGGGCCACCGGGATCCGGCAAATCCATGCTTGCCCAGCGATTGCCATCCATTCTGCCCCGTCTTTCTCCGCGCGAATTGCTGGACGTGTCGATGATCGCCTCGATTGCGGGTGAGCTTTCGGGCGGAAAACTGTCCGACCGCCGTCCGTTCCGCGCACCGCATCATTCGGCATCAATGGCGGCAATGGTTGGCGGCGGACTGCGCGCGCGGCCCGGCGAAGTATCGCTTGCGCATAATGGCGTGCTGTTTCTGGATGAGTTTCCGGAATTCTCGCCGCAGGTGCTGGATTCGCTGCGCCAGCCGCTTGAAGCCGGGGAATGTCTGATTGCCCGCGTCAATCACCGCACCAGCTATCCGGCGCGCTTTCAACTGATTGCCGCCATGAATCCCTGCCGCTGCGGCATGGCGGGCGAACCGGGGCATGTCTGCGCGCGCGGGCCGCGTTGTCAGGCTGATTATCAGGCTCGCATTTCGGGGCCGCTTCTGGATCGCATCGACTTGCGGGTGGATATGCCCGCTGTCTCCGCCTTCGATCTCATCAAGCCGTCCCGCTCGGAAACAAGCG from Brucella intermedia LMG 3301 harbors:
- the gshB gene encoding glutathione synthase; this translates as MALKVAVQMDHISTVNIAGDTTFALSLEAQKRGHELYHYTPDRLSMRDGVVSARLEKLEVRDIKGDHYTLGEPIRRDLSEMDVVLLRQDPPFDMNYITTTHLLERIHPKTLVVNDPAWVRNSPEKIFVTEFPDLMPETLITKDPQEVMDFRREFGDIILKPLYGNGGAGVFHLADGDRNLTSLLEMFGQLFKEPFIAQRYLKDVRAGDKRIILIDGEPVGAINRVPSETDARSNMHVGGRAEQSKLTPREREICERIGPSLKERGFILVGIDVIGDYMTEINVTSPTGIREIQRFDGTNIAALFWDAVEAKR
- a CDS encoding YifB family Mg chelatase-like AAA ATPase, with product MVARVGTVAFQGIEAVPVDVQVMVAPGKMGMSIVGLPDKAVAESRERVQAALHASGLSMPTKRVTVNLAPADLPKEGSHYDLPIAVGLMAAIGAIPADAIQSYLVLGELSLDGSITSVAGVLPAAIGANREEKGLICPHSCGPEAAWAGADIDILAPRSLIALANHFRGTQVLTRPEPSMRISGETELDLADIKGQETAKRALEIAAAGNHNLLLVGPPGSGKSMLAQRLPSILPRLSPRELLDVSMIASIAGELSGGKLSDRRPFRAPHHSASMAAMVGGGLRARPGEVSLAHNGVLFLDEFPEFSPQVLDSLRQPLEAGECLIARVNHRTSYPARFQLIAAMNPCRCGMAGEPGHVCARGPRCQADYQARISGPLLDRIDLRVDMPAVSAFDLIKPSRSETSAAVAQRVARARAIQSERYSALGLEPSMTNAYCSAKLIEEVAEPDAAGLKLLRDASEQMHFSARAYHRILKVARTLADLDGSDKVGRIHLASAISYRMGAERLVSAA